CCCCGCCAAAGCGTCTGATATTTTCCTCAATCGTCTGTCCTTCTTTTCCGGCATCGCCTGCCCAGTAGACAGTTTCTATGTCCTCTCTGAAAAGCATCCGATGCACCGTATCATACTGTTTACTGACATCTGGTATTACATTGTATTTATATTCTTCCGGCAGAAACGGTAAATCTTCCAACCGCCATCTTTTGTATTTTTCATCATATGCTTCCGGATAAACCATCTCCACCAAATGGCCGACACACCATGTAATGACATATTTGTCATTTTCAATGTATCCGTCATTTCGTCCGCTCACGCCAAGAATCCTTGCAAACTCCTGCGCTACACTTGGTTTCTCCGTTATTATCAAAGACTTTGCCACTAAAGTATTTCTCCGTTTCTGATTACTTAACCTTTATTTCGCATAAGAGAAATTATAACATTTTTAAATTTTTTAGGCAATATAAAACGCCATCGGAAATCCTCCGATGACGTTTCTATCATCCATGTTTTATTTATTTCTTTGTAATATATCCCTGTGCTTTCAGCAGCTCTGCGCAAAGTACTGCACCGCCTGCTGCACCACGGACTGTGTTATGGGAAAGTCCGACAAATTTCCAGTCGTATACGGTATCCTCTCTTAATCTGCCGACTGAGATACCCATTCCGTTCTCGTAATTAACATCTAAGGAGACCTGCGGTCTGTTGTCTTCCTCTAAGTACTGGATAAACTGCTTTGGTGCGCTCGGAAGACCTAACTCCTGCGGAACACCGCTGAAGTTCTTCAAAGCCTCGATCAGCTGCTCTTTTGTCGGGTTTTTCTTAAATTTAACAAATACTGCTGCTGTATGTCCGTTTAATACCGGAACACGGATACACTGACAGGTAATGACCGGTGATTCTGCCGGAACGATCGCTTTTTTCTCGTCATCAACATAACCCCAGATACGAAGCGGCTCTTTCTCAGATTTTTCTTCCTCACCACCGATGTAAGGAATGATGTTTCCTACCATCTCAGGCCAGTCTTTAAATGTCTTTCCGGCACCGGAGATCGCCTGATAGGTTGTAGCAACCACTTCATACGGCTCGAACTCTTTCCATGCAGTAAGTACCGGTGCATAGCTCTGGATGGAGCAGTTTGGTTTTACAGCAACAAAACCACGCTTCGTGCCAAGACGCTCTTTCTGGTATTTGATAACTTCCATATGCTCCGGGTTTATTTCCGGCACTACCATAGGAACATCCGGTGTCCAGCGGTGTGCACTGTTATTGGAAACAACAGGTGTCTCTGTTTTTGCGTAA
The Roseburia rectibacter DNA segment above includes these coding regions:
- the asd gene encoding aspartate-semialdehyde dehydrogenase; the encoded protein is MSEKLKVGILGGTGMVGQRFISLLENHPWFEVTTIAASPRSAGKTYEQAVGDRWKMDTPMPEAVKNIVVMNVNEVEKVAAEVDFVFSAVDMTKEEIKKIEEDYAKTETPVVSNNSAHRWTPDVPMVVPEINPEHMEVIKYQKERLGTKRGFVAVKPNCSIQSYAPVLTAWKEFEPYEVVATTYQAISGAGKTFKDWPEMVGNIIPYIGGEEEKSEKEPLRIWGYVDDEKKAIVPAESPVITCQCIRVPVLNGHTAAVFVKFKKNPTKEQLIEALKNFSGVPQELGLPSAPKQFIQYLEEDNRPQVSLDVNYENGMGISVGRLREDTVYDWKFVGLSHNTVRGAAGGAVLCAELLKAQGYITKK